The DNA region GAGCATCGAGCCGGTGTTCGGGCAGTGGATGGTCAACAGCTCGCCGTCGAGGGTCTCGATGTCGGCGAGGAAGCGCTTGTAGCGGCGCAGCAGTCGGGCCTGCTCCAGGGGCGGGTCGAACCTCATCCCGCCAGCGCCGCCCAGGTCTTCAGCCCGCGGGCGATGCGCTGCACCGCTTCCTCCAGGCGCGGCAGGCTCTGGGTGTAGGCGAAGCGCACGTGCTGGTTGGCCAGGTGGCGCCCGAAATCCAGGCCGGGGGTGAAGGCCACGTGCTCGGTCTCGATGAAGTGCCGGCAGAAGGCGTAGGCGTCCTGGGTGAAGGCAGAAACATCCGCATATAAATAGAAGGCACCTTCGGGCTCGACGGCGATGCGGAAGCCGAGCTCGCGCAGGGCCGGCAGCAGGTAGTCGCGACGGCGGGCGAACTCGGTGCGGCGCTCCTCGAGTATCGCCAGGGTGTCGGGCTCGAAGCAGGCCAGCGCGGCGTGCTGGGCCATGGAGGGGGCGCTGATGTAGAGGTTCTGCGCAAGCTTCTCCAGCTCGGGCACCGCATCACGGGGCGCCACCAGCCAGCCGAGGCGCCAGCCGGTCATGCCGAAGTACTTGGAGAAGCTGTTGAGCACGAAGGCGTCGTCATCCACCTCCAGCACGCTGGCGGCATCCACGCCGTAGGTGAGGCCGTGGTAGATCTCGTCGACCACCAGGTGGCCACCTTTGGCCTTCAGCGCGGCGGAGAGGCCGGCCAGCTCGTCACGGCCCAGCAGCGTGCCGGTGGGGTTGGCGGGCGAGGCGACCAGCGCCCCCACGCTGTCGCCATCCCAGTAGCGTTCCACCAGGTTCGGCGTGAGCTGGTAGCGGCTCTCGGGGCCGACCGGCACCAGTTGCGCGGCGCCCTCGACCAGGCGCAGGAAGTGGCGGTTGCAGGGGTAGCCCGGGTCGGCGAGCAGCCAGTGGCGGCCCGGGTCGACCAGCAGGCTGGCGGCCAGCAACAAAGCGCCCGAACCGCCGGGAGTAATCAGGATGCGTTCGGGGTCGATATCCAGGTCGTAGCGATCGCCGTAGAACCCGGAGATGGCACTGCGCAGCTGGGGCAGGCCGCGCGCGGCCGTATAGCGCGTGTGGCCGGCGGCCAGGGCGGCCTGCCCGGCCTGGACGATGGGGGCGGCGGTGCTGAAGTCCGGCTCGCCGATCTCCAGGTGGATGACGTCGTGCCCCTGCGCCTGCAACTCGTTGGCGCGGGCCAGCAGGGCCATCACGTGGAAGGGTTCTATGGCACGGCTGCGTGCACTGTATGACTGGGCCATCGGCCTTCCTTTATTAACGCAAAGAGCGGATTCTACCGAATGGTCCGGGAAGGCTGCAGCAACCACGATAACTGGGAGTAGCGTGCCCGGAGTCGATCTGGTAAGTTCGCCCGCTTGCAGTCGCAGGGCCGGGTTACCGGCGATGGACCAGAACCTGCGCAATGGATTAGAGAAAGTGAGAGGCGGCCATTCATGCCCACCAAAGCAAAGCAACAGAGCAGCCAACTGATCCGTGGTTTCGAGCCTTACCAGGAAACCAAGGGTGAGGAGTACATGAGCGATCGCATGCGCGCTCACTTCACCAGCATCCTCAACAAGTGGAAGCTCGAACTGATGGAGGAAGTGGATCGTACCGTGCACCACATGCAGGACGAAGCCGCCAACTTCCCCGACCCGGCCGACCGCGCCAGCCAGGAAGAAGAGTTCAGCCTGGAACTGCGTGCACGCGATCGCGAGCGCAAGCTGATCAAGAAGATCGACGAGACCCTGCAACTGATCGAAGACAACGACTACGGCTGGTGCGACTCCTGCGGCGTCGAGATCGGTATCCGTCGTCTCGAGGCACGCCCCACCGCCACGCTCTGCATCGACTGCAAGACGCTGGCGGAGATCAAGGAAAAGCAACTCGGTTCCTGATCCCAGAACGGGGCGCTACGGCGCCCCGTTTCGTTTCTGCAGGCCCGCATTCCAATGAGTTCTCCCACCTACATCGGCCGCTTCGCCCCGACGCCCAGCGGCTTTCTGCATTTCGGCTCCCTCGTCGCCGCCCTCGCCTCCTACCTCGATGCCCGCTCGGTCGGTGGCCGCTGGCTGCTGCGCATGGAGGACCTCGACCCGCCGCGCGAGGTACCCGGCGCCCAGGACGCGATCCTGCGCACCCTGGAAACCTACGGCTTCGAGTGGGACGGGGAATGCGTGCGCCAAAGCGATCGCCACGATGCCTACGCCCAGGTGCTCGACCGCCTCTTCGACCAGGGCCTGGCCTACGCCTGCACCTGTTCGCGCAAGCAGCTCGAAGGCCACCAGGGGGTCTACCCCGGTTTCTGCCGCAATGCGCTGCACCCCCGGCATGACGCCGCGATCCGCCTGCGCGTGCCGGAGCTGATCTACGGTTTCACCGACCGCGTGCAGGGCGAGTTCCGCCAGCACCTGGGGCGCGAGGTGGGCGACTTCGTCATCCGCCGTCGCGATGGGCTCTACGCCTACCAGCTGGCCGTGGTGCTGGATGACGCCTGGCAAGGCATGACCGATGTGGTGCGCGGCGCCGACCTGCTCGACTCCACGCCGCGTCAGCTCTACCTGCAGGAACTGCTGGGGCTGCCGCAGCCGCGCTACCTGCACGTGCCGCTGATCATCCAGCCCGACGGGCACAAGCTGGGCAAGTCCTACCGTTCCCCGCCGCTGCCAGCCGACCAGGCCGGCCCGCTGCTCGACCGCGCCCTGCGTGCACTCGGCCAGCGCCCACCGGCGCAACTCGCCGACGCCACCCCGCGCGTGGTGCTCGACTGGGGCATCGCCAACTGGGATGCGACGCGCATCCCCGGCAGCCGCACACTGGCCGAAGCGCAGCTGCGCTAGGGGCCATCTCTCCCCTCGCACCCGCACCGGTCATTCGCTACCATCGCCGCACTCCCGATGCGAGATGCGGCATGTATATCTACCGACTGGTTCTGCTCCTGGTGGTGGGGATCTATCTGTTTTCCCCGGCCATCATGGACTGGTGGATCGACCCCAATGGGGCCTGGTACCGCCCCTACCTGCTCTGGCTGATCCTGATCGTGGTCACTTTCATCCTCCAGAGCCAACGCGATGCTGACGAGCTTTAGCCTGAGCCAGCTGATCCTCATCAGCGCGGCTTACCTGTTCACCCTGTTCGGCGTCGCCTGGCTCAGCGACCGCGGCTTCGTGCCTCGGCGCATCGTCCGCCACCCGCTGACCTACACCCTGTCGCTGGGTGTCTACGCCAGCGCCTGGGCCTTCTATGGCACGGTCGGGCTGGCCTACCAGTACGGCTACGGCTTCCTCGCCAGCTACCTGGGCATTTCCGGCGCCTTTCTCCTCGCGCCGGTGCTGCTCTACCCCATCCTGCGCATCACCCGCACCTACCAGCTGTCCTCGCTGGCGGACCTCTTCGCCTTCCGCTTCCGCAGCACCTGGGCCGGCTCGCTGACCACGCTGTTCATGCTCGTGGGCGTGCTGCCGCTGCTGGCGCTGCAGATCCAGGCGGTGGCGGACTCCATCGGCATCCTCACCCGCGAGCCGGTGCACGACCGCGTGGCCCTGGGCTTCTGCGCACTGATCACGCTGTTCACCATCCTCTTCGGCGCGCGCCACATCGCCACCCGGGAGAAGCACGAGGGCCTGGTGTTCGCCATCGCCTTCGAGTCGCTGGTCAAGCTCACCGCCCTGGGGGGCATCGGCCTCTATGCGCTCTATGGCGTGTTCGGCGGCCCCCATGAGCTGGAGCTGTGGCTGCTGCAGAACCAGGCGGCGCTCTCCACCCTGCACACCCCGCTGCAGGAGGGACCGTGGCGCACGCTGCTGCTGGTGTTCTTCGCCTCGGCCATCGTGATGCCGCACATGTACCACATGACCTTCACCGAGAACCTCAACCCCCGCGCCATGGTCAGCGCCAGCTGGGGCCTGCCGCTGTTCCTGCTGCTGATGAGCCTGGCGGTGCCGCTGATCCTGTGGGCCGGCCTCAAGCTCGGCGCCACCACCAACCCGGAATACTTCACCCTGGGCCTGGGCATCGCCGTGAACAGCGACGCCCTGGCCCTGCTCGCCTATGTCGGCGGGCTGTCGGCGGCCAGCGGCCTGATCATCGTGCTGACCCTGGCGCTGTCGGGCATGGCGCTGAACCACCTGGTGCTGCCGCTGTACCAGCCGCCGTCGGAAGGCAACATCTACCGCTGGCTGAAATGGACGCGCCGGGCGCTGATCGTCGCCATCATCATGGCCGGCTACGGCTTCTATCTGTTGCTGGGCGCCGAGCAGGATCTTTCCAACCTGGGCATCGTCGCCTTCGTCGCCACCCTGCAGTTCCTTCCCGGCGCGCTGTCGGTCCTCTACTGGCCGACCGCCAACAGCCGCGGCTTCATCGCCGGCCTGCTGGCGGGCATCGGCGTCTGGCTGTTCAGCATGCTGCTGCCGCTGGTGGGCAACCTGCAGGGCATCTACCTGCCGCTGTTCAACGCCATCTACGTGCTCGACGACACCAGCTGGCACATCGCAGCGATCGCCTCCCTGGCGGCCAACGTGCTGGTCTTCACCCTGGTCTCGCTGTTCACCGACGCCAGCGCCGAGGAACGCGGCGCCGCCGAAGCCTGCGCGGTGGACAACGTGCGCCGCCCGCAGCGCCGCGAACTGGTGGCCGGCTCGCCCCAGGAGTTCTCCGCGCAACTGGCCAAGCCGCTGGGCGCGAAGACCGCACAGAAGGAAGTGGAGCAGGCCCTGCGCGACCTGCACCTGCCCTTCGACGAACGCCGCCCCTATGCGCTGCGCCGCCTGCGCGACCGCATCGAAGCCAACCTTTCCGGGTTGATGGGGCCGAGCGTGGCCCAGGACATGGTGGAGACCTTCCTGCCGTACAAGTCCGGCAGCGAAAGCTATGTCACCGAAGACATCCACTTCATCGAGAGCCGCCTGGAGGACTACCACTCCCGCCTCACCGGCCTGGCCGCCGAGCTGGACGCCCTGCGCCGCTACCACCGCCAGACCCTGCAGGAACTGCCGATGGGCGTGTGCTCGCTGGCCAAGGACCAAGAAATCCTCATGTGGAACCGCGCCATGGAGGAACTCACCGAGATCCCCGCCCAGCGCGTGGTCGGCTCGCGCCTCTCGGCCATCGCCGAACCCTGGAAGGGCCTGCTGGAAAGCTTCATCAACCTGCCCGACGAACACCTGCACAAGCAGCGCCTGCAACTGGAAGGCCAGGCACGCTCGCTGAACCTGCACAAGGCCGCCATCGACGAGCCCCTCGCCCCGGGTAACACCGGCCTGGTACTGCTGGTGGAAGACGTTACCGACACCCAGTTGCTGGAAGACAAGCTGGTGCACTCCGAACGCCTGGCCTCCATCGGCCGCCTCGCCGCCGGTGTCGCCCACGAGATCGGCAACCCCATCACCGGCATCGCCTGCCTGGCGCAGAACCTGCGCGAGGAGCGCGAGGGCGACGGCGAGCTGACCGAGATCAGCAGCCAGATCCTGGAGCAGACCAAGCGCGTGTCGCGCATCGTCCAGTCGCTGATGAGCTTCGCCCACGCCGGCGGCCGCCAGCAGGCCACCGAGCCGGTGTGCCTGGCCGACGTGACCCAGGACGCCATCGGCCTGCTGTCGCTGAACAAGCGCAGCGTCGATGTGGAGTTCTTCAACCTGTGCGATCCGGAGCACGTCGCCGAGGGCGATCCGCAACGCCTCGCCCAGGTACTGATCAACCTGCTGTCCAACGCCCGGGATGCATCACCGCCCGGCAGCGCGATACGCGTGCGGAGCGAAATCTCCGATCACGCGGTCGACCTTGTGGTGGAGGACGAAGGAAGCGGGATTCCCAAGGCGATCATGGACCGCCTGTTCGAACCCTTCTTCACCACCAAGGACCCGGGCAAGGGGACCGGCCTGGGCCTCGCGCTGGTCTATTCGATCGTGGAAGAGCATTATGGCCACATCACCATCGAAAGCCCGGCCGACCCCGAGCAACAGCGCGGCACCCGAATCCGGGTGACGTTGCCACGATTTGTCGAAGCGACGTCCGCTGTGATCTGAGACCGTCGAGAGAGCTGAATTTAATGCCACATATTCTCATCGTCGAAGACGAAACCATTATCCGTTCTGCCTTGCGCCGCCTGCTTGAACGCAACCAGTACCAGGTCAGCGAAGCCGGCTCCGTCCAGGAAGCCCAGGAGCGCTACAGCATCCCCGGCTTCGACCTGATCGTCAGCGACCTGCGCCTGCCCGGCGCCCCGGGTACCGAGCTGATCAAGCTCGCCCAGGGCACCCCGGTCCTGATCATGACCAGCTACGCGAGCCTGCGCTCGGCGGTCGACTCGATGAAGATGGGCGCGGTGGACTACATCGCCAAGCCCTTCGACCACGACGAGATGCTCCAGGCCGTGGCGCGCATTCTCAAGGAGCGCCAGGAAGGCAAGGGCGCCCCGGCCGAACGCAGCGGCAGCTCGCGCGGCACCGAAAAGGCCGCATCGGGTGGTGCTGCCGCAGACGGCGAAATCGGCATCATCGGTTCCTGCGCCTCGATGCAGGAGCTCTACAGCAAGATCCGCAAGGTCTCGCCCACCGACTCCACCGTGCTGATCCAGGGCGAGTCCGGCACCGGCAAGGAGCTGGTCGCCCGCGCCCTGCACAATCTCTCCCGCCGCGCCAAGGCCCCGCTCATCTCGGTCAACTGCGCCGCGATCCCGGAAACTCTCATCGAATCCGAGCTCTTCGGCCACGAGAAAGGTGCGTTCACCGGCGCCAGCGCCGGGCGTGCCGGCCTGGTCGAGGCGGCCGATGGCGGCACCCTGTTCCTCGACGAGATCGGCGAACTGCCGCTCGAAGCCCAGGCGCGCCTGCTGCGCGTGCTGCAGGAAGGCGAGATACGCCGTGTCGGTTCCGTGCAGTCGCAGAAAGTCGATGTGCGCCTGATCGCCGCGACCCACCGCGACCTGAAAACCCTGGCCAAGACCGGCCAGTTCCGTGAAGACCTCTACTACCGTCTCCACGTGATCTCCCTGAAGCTCCCCGCCCTGCGCGAGCGCGGCAACGACGTGATCGAGATCGCCCGAGCCTTCCTCGCCCGCCAGTGCACCCGCATGGGACGCGAGGACCTGCGCTTCGCCCACGACGCCGAACAGGCCATCCGCCATTACCCCTGGCCGGGCAACGTGCGCGAGCTGGAGAACGCCATCGAGCGCGCGGTGATCCTCTGCGAGAGCCCGGATATCTCGGCCGACCTGCTGGGCATCGACATCGAGCTGGACGACCTGGACGACGAGGACTTCCTCGACACTCCGGTCCAGACGGCCAGCAACAGCCACGAGCCCACGGAAGACCTGTCGCTTGAAGATTACTTCCAGCACTTCGTGCTCGAGCACCAGGATCACATGACCGAAACCGAGCTTGCCCGAAAACTGGGCATCAGCCGCAAGTGCCTGTGGGAACGCCGCCAGCGCCTCGGAATCCCGCGCCGCAAGTCGGGGGCCGCGACCTCCTGAGGCGCGAGCCCGGTGACAGAGCGGTGCGGACGGAGTTCCCCGCTTTGTTACCGCGTTAATCTCTCGTAACAAAAGCCGGGTCTTAAGGTAACGAAAGCCCGGCTTTTTTGTACCCGCCCGCCAACCCCGAATCGCCGCAAACCTTTGATTTACAAGGAATCACAAAAGTTGGCACGGCATCTGCTTTATCTCTGGCACAACAACAATAACAAACGTGTAACCCCACAATAAGAACAAGACGTACCGACTCCAGCACAACAAAAACAAAACCGCGGAGGCGCAGCTAACTGATTCTTTTGGAGAGGAGTTGCCTTTGGGGCTCGCCCCACGACCAGGCTGAGAACAATAAAACTGTCATGAGACAGCGCCTGAACTGGTTGGATCACGGAATGATCATGGCACCGTCAGCGTCCAAAGCAATCCGTTTGCTATTGACCCTCGATTCGAGGGCATTTCCAGAGGCCACGAACCTGCTGGAACGGGTCGAACAACAAAAACACCAAGCCCGACACAACAATAAAAACAAAGCACGCACCAATTTGGGGGGGAGCTTCGGCTCCCCCAGTAGCTTTGACACACCCCCGCCGCTTCCTTCACCATCTCCCGACCCAGTGCTAGAATCCGCGTCCATCGTGCGGTCTTGTCCAATTCTGGCCGTCCATTCCGCAAAACAGTGCATCCCATGCTGAAGAAGCTGATCCAGTCTTTTCGCTCTCCCCTGCGCCGCTCCCAGCATCCCCGCAGCACACCCGAAGTATTGAGCAATCGCCAGCACTCGCTGGAACGTGCGGATATCAGTCGCAATGCCGTCAATGTGGTCGAGCGCCTGCAGAAGGCCGGCTACCAGGCCTACCTGGTCGGTGGCTGCGTGCGCGACCTGCTGCTGAACCTGGAGCCCAAGGACTTCGACGTGGCCACCAGCGCCACGCCCGAACAGGTCCGCGCCGAATTCCGCAACGCCCGGGTCATCGGCCGTCGCTTCAAGCTGGTCCACGTGCATTTCGGCCGCGAGATCATCGAGACCGCGACCTTCCGTGCCAATCACCCCCAGGGTGCCGACGAGGAAGACAGCAACCAGTCCTCGCGCAACGAGAGCGGCCGCATCCTGCGGGACAACGTCTACGGCAACCAGGAAGAAGACGCGCAGCGCCGCGACTTCACCATGAACGCCCTCTACTACGACCCGGTCACCGAGCGCATCCTCGACTACGCCCACGGCGTGCACGACATCCGCAACCGCCTGATCCGCCTGATCGGCGACCCCGAGCAGCGCTACCTCGAAGACCCGGTGCGCATGCTTCGCGCCGTGCGCTTCGCCGCCAAGCTCGACTTCGAGATCGAGAAACACAGCGCCGCCCCCATCCGCCGCCTGGCGCCGATGCTGCGCGACATCCCGTCTGCGCGCCTGTTCGACGAGATCCTCAAGCTGTTCCTCGGCGGCAAGGCCGAGCGCACCTTCGAACTGCTGCTGGAATACGACCTGTTCGCCCCGCTGTTCCCGGCCGCTGCGGCGTCCCTGGAACGCGACCCTGAATACGCCGGCGCCCTGATCCGCCAAGCCCTGGCCAACACCGACGAGCGCATTCGCCTGGGCAAGCCGGTCACCCCCGCCTTCCTCTTCGCCGCGCTGCTCTGGCCGGCCCTGCCCATCCGTGCGGCCCTGCTGCAGGAAAAGGGCATGCCGCCGATCCCGGCCATCCAGGAAGCGGCCCACGGGCTGATCCTCGAGCAGTGCCAGCGCACCGCCATTCCCAAGCGCTTCACCATCCCGATCCGCGAGATCTGGGACATGCAGGAGCGCCTGCCGCGCCGCAGCGGCAAGCGCGCCGACCTGCTGCTGGAGAACCCGCGCTTCCGCGCCGGCTACGACTTCCTCCTGCTGCGCGAAAGCGCGGGCGAGGAAACCGACGGCCTGGGCGACTGGTGGACCGACTACCAGGACGCCAGCGACAGCGAGCGCCGCGCCATGATCCGCGACCTCAGCAGCAAGGACGATGGCGGCGGTGCACCGCGCAAGCGTCGTCGTGGCGGCAGCCGCCGCAAGCGCGGCCCGCGTGAAGGTTCGGCTCCCGCCAGCGAGTGATGATGGAACGCATCTATATAGGGCTCGGCAGCAACCTCGCCGAGCCTGCCGCGCAACTGGCCAGCGCCCTGCAGGCCATGGCCGCGCTGCCTCGCACCCGCCTGGCTGCCGTCTCCTCGCTCTATGCGAGCGACCCGCTCGGCCCGCCCGGGCAACCCCGCTACGCCAACGCCGTGGCCGCCCTGGACTCCGAACTCGCCCCCCTGGAACTGCTCGACGGCCTGCAGGCGATCGAACTCGCCCAGGGCCGTGTGCGCAAGGACGAGCGCTGGGCCCCACGCACCCTCGACCTGGACATCCTGCTGTTCGGCGAGCACGCGATCGACCTGCCGCGCCTGCAGGTCCCGCACTACCACATGCACGCCCGCGCCTTCGTCCTCTATCCCCTCGCGGAGATAGCCGGAGACGACCTCAGGCTGCCGGACGGCCGTGCCCTGCGGGCCCTTCTCGATGCCTGTCCCTTCGAGGGGCTGGAGGTCGCGGGGGCCCTTCCGGGCATGGCGGTAACGCCGTAACAGATCGGTAACACCTGCAATTGACACCATGCCCCACCATCGGGACTATAAGCGTCCCGTTGCCCCGTGCCGGTGCAGAATCGGTACCGATGAGGACGTTTTCATGCCTGATGTGACCCTGACCACCCTTCAAGAGCTGAAGCAAAAAGGCGAGAAGATCGCCATGCTCACAGCCTATGACGCCACCTTCGCCCAGGCCGCGAGCCAGGCAGGTGCCGATGTCCTGCTGGTGGGCGACTCCCTTGGCATGGTCCTGCAAGGCCATGACAGCACCCTGCCGGTGAGCGTCGCCGACATGGCGTACCACACCGCCGCCGTGAAGCGCGGCAACCAGGGCGCGCTGATCATCGCCGACCTGCCGTTCATGGCCTACGCCACCCTGGAACAGACCTTCGCCAACAGCGCCGCCCTGATGCAGGCCGGCGCCCACATGGTGAAGCTGGAAGGCGCCGCCTGGCTGGCCGAGCCCATCCGCCTGCTGGCAGAACGCGGCATTCCGGTATGCGCGCACCTGGGCCTCACCCCGCAAGCGGTGAACATCCTCGGTGGCTACAAGGTGCAGGGCCGCCAGGAAGCCCAGGCCCGCCAGCTGCGCGCCGACGCCATGGCCCTGGAGCAGGCCGGCGCCGCCATGCTGCTGCTCGAATGCGTCCCCAGCGAACTCGCCGCCGAGATCACCCAGTCGGTGAAGATCCCGGTCATCGGCATCGGTGCCGGCAGCGCCACCGACGGCCAGGTGCTGGTCATGCACGACATGCTCGGCCTGTCCCTCACCGGTCGCGCGCCCAAGTTCGTGAAGAACTTCATGGAAGGCCAGGCCAGCATCCAGGCCGCCATGGCCGCCTACGTGAAGGCCGTCAAGGACGTCACCTTCCCTGCCGCCGAACACGGATTCTCCGCATGATCACCGTCAAGACCGTCCGCGAGCTGCGCGCCGCCGTGGCCCGCGCTCGCGGCGAAGGCAAGCGCATCGGCCTGGTACCGACCATGGGCAACCTCCACGCCGGCCACGCCGCGCTGGTGGAGAAAGCCGCACAGCGCGCCGACTTCGTCGTCACCAGCATCTTCGTCAACCCGCTGCAGTTCGGCCCCAGCGAAGACCTGGCCAAGTACCCGCGCACCCTGCAGGCCGACCAGGAGAAACTGGTCGCCGCCGGCTGCCACCTGCTGTTCCACCCGGACGTCGAGGAGATGTACCCCGACGGCATGGCCGACCAGACCCGCGTCAGCGTGCCCCTGGTTTCCGAAGGGCTCTGCGGTGCCAGCCGTCCGGGCCACTTCGAAGGCGTCGCCACCGTGGTCAGCAAGCTGTTCAACATGGTCCAGCCGGACCTCGCCCTGTTCGGCGAGAAGGACTTCCAGCAACTCGCGGTGATCCGCAAGCTGGTCCGCGACCTCAACCTGCCGATCCAGATCATGGGTGAGGCCACGGTCCGCGCCGAGGACGGCCTGGCCCTCTCCTCGCGCAACGGCTACCTGGACGAACAACAACGCGCCGCAGC from Pseudomonas tohonis includes:
- a CDS encoding pyridoxal phosphate-dependent aminotransferase encodes the protein MAQSYSARSRAIEPFHVMALLARANELQAQGHDVIHLEIGEPDFSTAAPIVQAGQAALAAGHTRYTAARGLPQLRSAISGFYGDRYDLDIDPERILITPGGSGALLLAASLLVDPGRHWLLADPGYPCNRHFLRLVEGAAQLVPVGPESRYQLTPNLVERYWDGDSVGALVASPANPTGTLLGRDELAGLSAALKAKGGHLVVDEIYHGLTYGVDAASVLEVDDDAFVLNSFSKYFGMTGWRLGWLVAPRDAVPELEKLAQNLYISAPSMAQHAALACFEPDTLAILEERRTEFARRRDYLLPALRELGFRIAVEPEGAFYLYADVSAFTQDAYAFCRHFIETEHVAFTPGLDFGRHLANQHVRFAYTQSLPRLEEAVQRIARGLKTWAALAG
- the dksA gene encoding RNA polymerase-binding protein DksA, producing MPTKAKQQSSQLIRGFEPYQETKGEEYMSDRMRAHFTSILNKWKLELMEEVDRTVHHMQDEAANFPDPADRASQEEEFSLELRARDRERKLIKKIDETLQLIEDNDYGWCDSCGVEIGIRRLEARPTATLCIDCKTLAEIKEKQLGS
- the gluQRS gene encoding tRNA glutamyl-Q(34) synthetase GluQRS — its product is MSSPTYIGRFAPTPSGFLHFGSLVAALASYLDARSVGGRWLLRMEDLDPPREVPGAQDAILRTLETYGFEWDGECVRQSDRHDAYAQVLDRLFDQGLAYACTCSRKQLEGHQGVYPGFCRNALHPRHDAAIRLRVPELIYGFTDRVQGEFRQHLGREVGDFVIRRRDGLYAYQLAVVLDDAWQGMTDVVRGADLLDSTPRQLYLQELLGLPQPRYLHVPLIIQPDGHKLGKSYRSPPLPADQAGPLLDRALRALGQRPPAQLADATPRVVLDWGIANWDATRIPGSRTLAEAQLR
- a CDS encoding sensor histidine kinase; this encodes MLTSFSLSQLILISAAYLFTLFGVAWLSDRGFVPRRIVRHPLTYTLSLGVYASAWAFYGTVGLAYQYGYGFLASYLGISGAFLLAPVLLYPILRITRTYQLSSLADLFAFRFRSTWAGSLTTLFMLVGVLPLLALQIQAVADSIGILTREPVHDRVALGFCALITLFTILFGARHIATREKHEGLVFAIAFESLVKLTALGGIGLYALYGVFGGPHELELWLLQNQAALSTLHTPLQEGPWRTLLLVFFASAIVMPHMYHMTFTENLNPRAMVSASWGLPLFLLLMSLAVPLILWAGLKLGATTNPEYFTLGLGIAVNSDALALLAYVGGLSAASGLIIVLTLALSGMALNHLVLPLYQPPSEGNIYRWLKWTRRALIVAIIMAGYGFYLLLGAEQDLSNLGIVAFVATLQFLPGALSVLYWPTANSRGFIAGLLAGIGVWLFSMLLPLVGNLQGIYLPLFNAIYVLDDTSWHIAAIASLAANVLVFTLVSLFTDASAEERGAAEACAVDNVRRPQRRELVAGSPQEFSAQLAKPLGAKTAQKEVEQALRDLHLPFDERRPYALRRLRDRIEANLSGLMGPSVAQDMVETFLPYKSGSESYVTEDIHFIESRLEDYHSRLTGLAAELDALRRYHRQTLQELPMGVCSLAKDQEILMWNRAMEELTEIPAQRVVGSRLSAIAEPWKGLLESFINLPDEHLHKQRLQLEGQARSLNLHKAAIDEPLAPGNTGLVLLVEDVTDTQLLEDKLVHSERLASIGRLAAGVAHEIGNPITGIACLAQNLREEREGDGELTEISSQILEQTKRVSRIVQSLMSFAHAGGRQQATEPVCLADVTQDAIGLLSLNKRSVDVEFFNLCDPEHVAEGDPQRLAQVLINLLSNARDASPPGSAIRVRSEISDHAVDLVVEDEGSGIPKAIMDRLFEPFFTTKDPGKGTGLGLALVYSIVEEHYGHITIESPADPEQQRGTRIRVTLPRFVEATSAVI
- a CDS encoding sigma-54-dependent transcriptional regulator, which encodes MPHILIVEDETIIRSALRRLLERNQYQVSEAGSVQEAQERYSIPGFDLIVSDLRLPGAPGTELIKLAQGTPVLIMTSYASLRSAVDSMKMGAVDYIAKPFDHDEMLQAVARILKERQEGKGAPAERSGSSRGTEKAASGGAAADGEIGIIGSCASMQELYSKIRKVSPTDSTVLIQGESGTGKELVARALHNLSRRAKAPLISVNCAAIPETLIESELFGHEKGAFTGASAGRAGLVEAADGGTLFLDEIGELPLEAQARLLRVLQEGEIRRVGSVQSQKVDVRLIAATHRDLKTLAKTGQFREDLYYRLHVISLKLPALRERGNDVIEIARAFLARQCTRMGREDLRFAHDAEQAIRHYPWPGNVRELENAIERAVILCESPDISADLLGIDIELDDLDDEDFLDTPVQTASNSHEPTEDLSLEDYFQHFVLEHQDHMTETELARKLGISRKCLWERRQRLGIPRRKSGAATS
- a CDS encoding polynucleotide adenylyltransferase PcnB — protein: MLKKLIQSFRSPLRRSQHPRSTPEVLSNRQHSLERADISRNAVNVVERLQKAGYQAYLVGGCVRDLLLNLEPKDFDVATSATPEQVRAEFRNARVIGRRFKLVHVHFGREIIETATFRANHPQGADEEDSNQSSRNESGRILRDNVYGNQEEDAQRRDFTMNALYYDPVTERILDYAHGVHDIRNRLIRLIGDPEQRYLEDPVRMLRAVRFAAKLDFEIEKHSAAPIRRLAPMLRDIPSARLFDEILKLFLGGKAERTFELLLEYDLFAPLFPAAAASLERDPEYAGALIRQALANTDERIRLGKPVTPAFLFAALLWPALPIRAALLQEKGMPPIPAIQEAAHGLILEQCQRTAIPKRFTIPIREIWDMQERLPRRSGKRADLLLENPRFRAGYDFLLLRESAGEETDGLGDWWTDYQDASDSERRAMIRDLSSKDDGGGAPRKRRRGGSRRKRGPREGSAPASE
- the folK gene encoding 2-amino-4-hydroxy-6-hydroxymethyldihydropteridine diphosphokinase produces the protein MERIYIGLGSNLAEPAAQLASALQAMAALPRTRLAAVSSLYASDPLGPPGQPRYANAVAALDSELAPLELLDGLQAIELAQGRVRKDERWAPRTLDLDILLFGEHAIDLPRLQVPHYHMHARAFVLYPLAEIAGDDLRLPDGRALRALLDACPFEGLEVAGALPGMAVTP
- the panB gene encoding 3-methyl-2-oxobutanoate hydroxymethyltransferase, with translation MPDVTLTTLQELKQKGEKIAMLTAYDATFAQAASQAGADVLLVGDSLGMVLQGHDSTLPVSVADMAYHTAAVKRGNQGALIIADLPFMAYATLEQTFANSAALMQAGAHMVKLEGAAWLAEPIRLLAERGIPVCAHLGLTPQAVNILGGYKVQGRQEAQARQLRADAMALEQAGAAMLLLECVPSELAAEITQSVKIPVIGIGAGSATDGQVLVMHDMLGLSLTGRAPKFVKNFMEGQASIQAAMAAYVKAVKDVTFPAAEHGFSA
- the panC gene encoding pantoate--beta-alanine ligase, with the protein product MITVKTVRELRAAVARARGEGKRIGLVPTMGNLHAGHAALVEKAAQRADFVVTSIFVNPLQFGPSEDLAKYPRTLQADQEKLVAAGCHLLFHPDVEEMYPDGMADQTRVSVPLVSEGLCGASRPGHFEGVATVVSKLFNMVQPDLALFGEKDFQQLAVIRKLVRDLNLPIQIMGEATVRAEDGLALSSRNGYLDEQQRAAAPALYRTLKQLADSVNAGRDDFATLEAQGRDALEKAGFRPDYLEIREAASLRPARPGDQDLVILAAAYMGSTRLIDNLAFTLHGKA